ATTACTTTTGATAAGAATAATTACACAGATTTTGTTGGAATTATTATCGATATATCCCCACAAGAACTAGTAAAAATTTATGACTTAAACATAAGTGATGTAAAAGGCTTATCAAAGCTTTATACAAATGCAGATCTTAATTTTGAAATTAAAGATAGAATATCGTTAGATGATACATTCTTTGAAATTATTAAGATTGATTCTAGCGTTGGCTATCAGACACTAATTTTAAGGAATATCAAATGGATATAGACATTGAACTTGAAATTGGTTGGTTTGATGTACGTTCAAAAGAAGCACGTATGCATGAAAAGGGAAGTCATAAACTTCCAATACGTAAACATTTAACCAAAATAGCCAATTTATCTGAATTTCAAGAATATGTTAATACCGATTACATGAGAAGTGAATTTAATAAGAGCATAGAGAATGGCATGAATGCATTTGGAATTGCATTTATCAATTACTATAAGAATTATGTCTTATCATCTAAAATTACGCCTAAACTATCTCCAAAAACAATTGCTTTAAAGAGAAATAAAGGAAG
This genomic stretch from Borrelia hispanica CRI harbors:
- a CDS encoding DUF1506 family protein, which produces MMHVRLRLKNLAGRVIHYFKETSDIRFYKAINSTDNEFASHDITFDKNNYTDFVGIIIDISPQELVKIYDLNISDVKGLSKLYTNADLNFEIKDRISLDDTFFEIIKIDSSVGYQTLILRNIKWI